Genomic DNA from Channa argus isolate prfri chromosome 10, Channa argus male v1.0, whole genome shotgun sequence:
caatTTATTGTAACAAGTAAAATCACTACCCGCTAATTACACAACGGTGCACATCAGTTCAACTTTTTAGAATAGAAGAGAATGATACTTAATTGCTCATTCACACGAATGTGcaatttttaatgttaataaaaaagtCTGATGGCTGCTGGCAGGAAGGACGTCCTGCTACGTTCAGTCCGATACTGTGGGGGAATAAGTGCTGTGCAGAAACACCTCTAGGTCGTGCAGTGGGTGAGACTCATTGCTCTGTACGTCactgacaaataaaacacacaatttcattcaaattattattattatttagtattGGGGCAGTTCCTCTGTTCCCTTTGCACTAGGTGACTTTAGTCTGAACACTGTTTGTTATTTTGCACACAATCATTAAATAATATGAATTAGGGACAATCTATGTTGATCTTAGCATTTAACAATAGTAATAATCGTACATTTAATATGTGAATCACTTCTCATTTATACATATAGGCTTTATCAAAGGATACATAAACTTTTGAGCCGTTAGGAGATGAGGAGAGGCTGTGATGGTGGGGATGGATGAGTGAAAAGGCCCAACGGGCACAGGGCCAGAGGTCCAAGATGTCCGTGGGACAGAGCCTCTGAAGTCACTGTTTATATTCCCCATTATAACGACCGAGTTTATGTCTCATCATCCATTAAATGGTCTCAGGATTCACTCCGTAAAGACTTTGGTTACGATTTGTTCTTTGTACTGTCCTGACATGACTTCCTGTGACACCAGGCTGCTTCACAGTCCCACACAGTGCAGGTGTGTGTACGAGACCCAGGAGGAACCAGGAGGCCCGACACCCTCCACCTGCAGTTTAAAAGCCGCAGCTCTCAGTGTGTGAAGCGGATGTAGAGAGATCGGTGTATCGCAGTCTGTTTGACAAGCTGAGACAATAGCTGAGTGTGAGTGCGTTAGCTATGGGTCACAGCCTCTGCTGTCATGTCACGCTGTTCCCATGACACTTCACAGCCACCTGGAAACACCTGAGGCACAGAGGAGAGTGTAAAGGGGAGGAATGGATGAATTGAGCCATAGAGACGGGAGATGGATGAAAGGGATAAATGTCAATCAGTGGAGGCGTCGAGTTGTGAGGAAAACAGGGACATTTTAACTCATTACATCAAGAATTAGTAAAGTTTTCAATGAATCAAACAGTTCCTGAGTGAAATAAATCATCAAACTAGCAGCTTTTTCAGATGTTATCACCACATCAAATGGACTTTATCAGTTGTTATCGAGCCCATAAATTTGCCTTCTAGTGCTCAGTTCACCTCCATATCATCAATGTTATACGTGTCTGTGTTTCAGGAGTGAATCTACACATGAAGGTTTTCTCCCAATTAAACAAACTCCAGACGCTGTAGGAATAATCACAGGAGCTACGTCCACTGTGGGAGACGTCGTACTGGGAGACAAAGTTCACTCAGGGAGACATTTTACCACACTCTGTggtccttttgtttttgtggtcgTTTAATCTGCTCAGTAATCAATAGGGTTGAAGGTGGAGGCTCAGTTTGTAAGATGAGGTGGAGCAAAGTTACAGTAACAACAATCAACAACGGTTTTGATGAAATAATAACTATCTTCATTATTTTTCAGTagctaaaatgtgaaaaatcatTGTGAAAAAGCCTGAAATGTCAACAGTCTAAGACCCAATGATGATTCCTTTGCTGAAATCAACACTGGGATTATTATTTGAGATTTCAAatggaaaatgacaaattatttgTATGGTATTTAATGTTTCCAGCCGTTGCTGCAGCCTCTgctctgtgtctttgtgcagcTCAAAGACCCAAACGCTGCtgcttcctgcagctgctgctgctcctcgtCCAATTAACTCTGATCCCAAACAAGGACAAAGCTCTGAGGTGACATCCACTGGCCGCATCACTGTACCCTCACTGTTGCTGCTTCACCACGTCGCTCTCTACTCTCCCCCCCCTTTAAATTTTGAAGTGCCCTTTACACGTGGAACATAAAGAGCAGAGATTagaagtggaaaaaataaatttgcagtTATTTCCTGTTAATATCTTTCCCTTGTTGGGCTCTAATGAGAGGAGTCGCCCCTTCACTTTCAAGAGGGCTTAGCAGCAGTTAGCTGGCTCCAGGCTGCAGGGacaataatcacattttaactCAGCCTCACACCCTGGGCCCCCACAATCACTTGCACCACTTAATTCCTCCTTTCAGAGCTGCGATAAAACGCCAGAGGCAAAATTAATAGATGTTAATGGTCGCCTTCAATCAAAGCCGAGCGGGATCCCAATCTGCCAGTAAGGCCTATTAATTAACATGTGGAGGGGGCGGGAAGGCCGGGGGGCTGAGGCCGACATACTGAGGCAGGATGGGGAGGAAAAAGGGGCTGTGTGGTTCACACAGGCCTCCACAGGGCAGCGCATTGAAGGAGGAGGCAGGGGGCCTTTGTGGTGCTTGCCGGGCCACAATTAGAGGCTTGTGAATGGACTGGCATTTGTCCCACAGGTCCCGAAGCTGCACAGGAAGAGCCGAGCCCGGGGGCCGCAGGGGTTGAATCTGAGGTTCAAATGGTGACAGGGATGGTGACAGCGTGTACCTGTCACCGCCACGAGTCACAAAAATGAGCCGAAGACACGGGAAACGTCTCGCTCGCACTGTGTAAAAGTGTCAGAGCCTTTCGCACAGACGACCGGGAACTTTGCTGGACACACGTGTGCGTTAAAGTCCTGGGTTAATGTCTCCCAGACAAAGCTGGAGTCCACTGTAAAGTAAATCAACGTACAGGCTTGATTGAGACAGCAGTGCTACAAGATCCGTAACCGCTTTATTCAAATCACAGACGGATTATGAGACAACAGGCCCCTGAGGACAAGTGTAGAAAGACCCCCACCCCTCCAACGTCATGTGATGTCAGATTTTCTCTAACTTCTTTCCATCTATTTATAGTCGTCATATGTctaattttactgttttttgtctcttttgagTCTTTATGTGCTCATCTGTGTGTAAGGCCCATCAGGATAATTAGAAAAACCAAGCATGAGGACAGAAAGTAGCTTATTTTGTAGTGGAAACCAAAGGCAACAATGGTCGATGTCATTAATTTTCAGTAATTAttggttttgtctttaaaatgtggAATAAAAAACATGTGTCCTTAAATATGTGGACTGGTCACATCACTCCACATGAGTTTCTTTAATGCCCAATTAAAAAagccaaagtgtgtgtgtgtgtgtgagcaacaGGTCGTTTGACACAGAACTAGACAATTGACcctgcaggtcaaaggtcaggagGAACCTTCCTGTTTACTCCCTGACAGCAAGAAGCACCTGTTTGAGGagaaattagaatattactGGTCAGCagagaatgatgatgatgatgatgatgatcatcatcatcttgtCTCTCTTATCATATTATGttcatcctcctcatcactGCCATCGTCACGTTTAACGCTTCTGTCCTCTCACTCCCCCTTAACCACTCCATCAACAAAATGGCTGTCGGAGCGCTTCCCTCTGCGCATGCTCAGCGCACCTCTGCCAGGGAGGGCAGGTATCTGTGTGCAGCCTGTTGACTGACAGAAGCTCACGGCTCGGCCAACACGCAGCATGCGGCGACAGGAGGCGTGAGGAGACACCGACAGATCAGAGCCCCGCCGCACTCTGCACAAACCCGGCTGCTGCTCGGAGGATCTGCGCAGCACTTTGACCGGACACTTTGAGGAGTTTCTGTGATTTTTATCGTGCGAGAAGCGGCCGAAGCGGAGCGGAGAGCGCGAGACACCGCCCCGGACACAGGTGAGGGGAAACTTCACCCGCCTTCAGGTGCGATCATCGGGATTGGGCTTTTACGCACTCGCGGACTCTCGGGGAGTTATGGCTCTCCGAGGGAAGTTGGGAATCTGAGCTCCCCCCGAGTCCGAGGAACTGGACAAACTGGACGTCGATTTGTTGATATCGTCACCATCTTCATCACCCGCTCAGTGCTGAAAATGTTCCAGCACAGCAGTAACAAGAAATGCTTCACCATAGAGTCTCTGGTCGGGAAGGAGGCGAACGGCCACAGTAACAACAGCGGCGGCGGCTCCGGGGATGAGCCCATCCGGCCCACGGCGCTCAGGTTCCCGGAGTCGCTGCACCCCGCTGCCGCCGCCGGAGTCTTTGGCTCCTGCTTCCAGGGAAGCGGAGGAAGGACTTTGTACACGGCCGGGCCGGACTTGGTGCTCCAGGAGCCCGGGACGCACACGCAGAGCGCCGGAGGGCTGCCGCTGCACCCGCTGCAGATCCCCCCGCAGAGTTTCTTCAGCCCGCAGCACCGGGACGCGCTCAGCTTCTACCCCTGGGTGCTGCGGAGCCGGTACCTGGGACACCGCTTCCAAGGTGAGACTGCATCTCGTCTTTGTGCGTTCGCTGTCCTATTTATGTGcatctgcagctgctgctggttttCTCCGTCTTCTGTTTGTCCGCTTCCTCAGGTGATGATGTTCAAatcagcttcagctttgctgCTTCTTATGTTTCACAAATTACTCTTCATTTTTCTGCTATTTCTCTCATGAGGCCTCTTCAGTTCTGTTTCCTTAGAAAAGTGAGTGATCCCCGTTTGATTATTGATGGTGTAATTGATTGACAGCTGAGTATCAGTCAAATGACGGCTGAGCAGCACAATTTGATCCTCTGCGTTTAGTGTTTAATATGAAAAATTTCCGAGCACGTTTGgctttttctccttcttgtgTCCTTCTCATTAAAGATTTTCGCGTTTTTAGAGAGAAAGACacgaaaaaaaaactctttttttctgcattcGAACATTTAGTGACATTTGCAGATCCTCGTGCCCAAAGTTTGTTCACATCACACATTCTGCACGTGGATTCTCACTATTTTCCCAAATATCTTTTTGTGCTTTAATGCACTTCAGTATTTGGTCAGAGGCCTGTGAAATGTGGCTCCTCTCGTCCTCCTGTTTCTAACCTGAGCTTTAGCAGCAGAGCTGACGAACTGTGCAGGAACTCGGTGACTAACTTAAAAACTCCGTGTGAGCTGAGCTGCAGCGGCTCAAAAGAAAAGTTTCATTAACGTTTTAATAGGAGCTCTCGTCCTGTTTCCTGCAACATTTTGAatgaaacttaatttaaaatataataaatgtcaCGTGCTGTTTGTTATAcaggccgtgtgtgtgtgtgtgtgtctgcaggaaaattaaatattacattagaTAACAATCGTCCATATTTAAAGCGGCAGATTCTAGTAATAAAAACTCAAACCAGTATTTTCATGGACAGAGATAAAACGACATTATTTTCCATGtggcacatttttctttaagaagaaatttacatttttcgGTTTTGTTATTCATGAATAAAATCTTAAAGATCTTCGTTTCACACCTGGAacaaaaatatcatttaaaatgaacctgataaaaaaaaaaaaataacattttttttttccccttttttgctCTGACTCGTGTTTTCTGAGGCAGATTtagttctttttcattttccagtttTCCGGCTTCAATTTAATGtgttataaaattattttcaggctGAAACATGGAAAAGCGACAGTCAGCTGAGATTTCAGtgacattaataattaaaatgattatttctgCAGGTAAAATCCCAACaagaaaaatactttatacCGTTTAGCATTAAGAACACAATATTATCattgataaaacaaataacccgcaataacaatattattattattattattattattattattattataataataataataataataataataataataataataataataataataataataaaatagcgACCCAGCGTAAGAGTAGTCAGGTGGAATTCTTCAAAATAATTTTCCGATTTTTCATATTAATCATTAAAAacgaaattaaaaaacataaaatgtgtaataacatctaaaagaacaaaatgaacaaaataaaaaactaaattaacgAAATTCGTAAATTAATTTGCATATATGGGAAAAAAGGAGCTGCAGCTGGATCTATGCTCCTAGAATCGACCTTCACATTAAAAGTCTCAGGAGGCTCAGAGACGTTTTAAATTGACAATGAAACGTCACCTGGCGGTTCGATCTCACCTTAAAGTTACATTGTTCTGCACCTGAGTGTGGACCTGGTTCTCTTCCCTTCTGCACAAGCGACACCTGGTCTGTGTTCCGCTCTAGTAACTCAACTCTAATATTGTGGTATTTCTACTTTACTTGAGTTTGttccattttctgctacttcataCTTTGTATAGTAAATATcatacttttactccactacagttaatttttaagaatcagatcaataaaaatataagaaaagtacagtaaaatcttcaaactgttgtttttacagCAGCTATAGTAAAAGTACTTCACATTCGAATTATTAGATTCAAACATTTGATCATTAAAATCggcttttataaaaaacattatatctTTTATTGAAGGGAATGAGACTTTCTGGCTCACTGTCAGCATCCCATCATATaaggttttgtattttctagttttacttttaagtctaagatCTTTTTCGACCACTTGAATTCGAGGTTTCTGAAGTGAATCTTCTGCTCTGAAATCTGCACATTAATAATCTTCCTCATGATTAAGTTCAGCATCT
This window encodes:
- the emx3 gene encoding empty spiracles homeobox 3; translated protein: MFQHSSNKKCFTIESLVGKEANGHSNNSGGGSGDEPIRPTALRFPESLHPAAAAGVFGSCFQGSGGRTLYTAGPDLVLQEPGTHTQSAGGLPLHPLQIPPQSFFSPQHRDALSFYPWVLRSRYLGHRFQGEDSSPENLLLHGPFSRKPKRIRTAFSPSQLLRLERAFEKNHYVVGAERKQLASGLCLTETQVKVWFQNRRTKHKRQKLEEESPEAQQKRKGSQHVSRWRAATQQAGGGEDVDVISED